From bacterium, the proteins below share one genomic window:
- the pstA gene encoding phosphate ABC transporter permease PstA, producing WERYRGDEHGEDAPAGHALRLVTSDGREKDVEANQIVRGYPANRIGTGGRLGVYFARWLEYLTAEPREANSEGGVAPAIFGTVLMTIGMTILVVPFGVMAALYLREYAKQGWLTSVVRIAINNLAGVPSIVFGVFGMGFFSYMVGGSIDAIFFADKLPNPTFGTGGIMWASLTLALLTLPVVIVATEEALAAVPSSMREGSFACGATKWQTIRRVVLPRSLPGVMTGAILAMARGAGEVAPLMLVGAVKLAPELPLDGHFPFLHPERSFMHLGFHIYDLGFQSQNSEAAKPMVFTTTMLLMGIVLFLNLAAIWFRSRLNRKFAGSKF from the coding sequence CCTGGGAACGCTACCGGGGCGACGAGCACGGGGAGGACGCGCCGGCGGGCCATGCGCTGCGCCTGGTCACCTCGGACGGCCGCGAGAAGGACGTCGAGGCGAACCAGATCGTGCGGGGCTATCCGGCCAACCGGATCGGCACCGGCGGCCGCCTGGGTGTCTATTTCGCCCGCTGGCTCGAGTACCTAACGGCCGAACCCCGCGAGGCCAACAGCGAGGGCGGCGTGGCGCCGGCCATCTTCGGCACGGTGCTGATGACCATCGGCATGACGATCCTGGTGGTGCCCTTCGGCGTGATGGCCGCCCTGTACCTGCGCGAGTACGCCAAGCAGGGCTGGCTGACGAGCGTCGTGCGCATCGCCATCAACAACCTGGCCGGCGTGCCGAGCATCGTCTTCGGCGTGTTCGGCATGGGGTTCTTCAGCTACATGGTGGGCGGCAGCATCGACGCCATCTTCTTCGCCGACAAGCTGCCCAACCCGACCTTCGGCACCGGCGGCATCATGTGGGCGTCGCTCACCCTGGCGCTGCTGACGCTGCCGGTGGTCATCGTGGCGACCGAGGAGGCGCTGGCGGCCGTGCCGTCGTCCATGCGCGAGGGCTCGTTCGCCTGCGGGGCCACAAAGTGGCAGACGATCCGGCGGGTGGTGCTGCCGCGCTCGCTGCCCGGGGTCATGACCGGCGCGATCCTGGCCATGGCCCGCGGGGCCGGCGAGGTGGCGCCCCTGATGCTCGTCGGCGCCGTGAAGCTGGCCCCCGAGCTGCCCCTGGACGGCCATTTCCCGTTCCTGCACCCCGAACGCAGCTTCATGCACCTGGGCTTCCACATCTACGATCTCGGCTTCCAGAGCCAGAACTCGGAAGCCGCCAAGCCCATGGTGTTCACCACGACGATGCTGCT